From Bradyrhizobium sp. sBnM-33:
CGCGGTAGTAGTGAAGCGCGTCGTGGCTCTTGATCAGTCGAAGCGCGTCCTCGACGCGGCGGAGGGCGGGATGAGGCTCGGCTTCCCTGGTCCCTACCCAAAGTCCATCAACCTCTCGACCCCTCGACAACCAGAGTTGGATTCTCTCGACGCGGGATGGCTTTCGATCAGGCTTTCTGACCACGACTAGACCGCGCGATCTCCGCGATGATTCCAGGCACTGCAAATGTTATCTCGTCGTCATGTCCGAATCCGACCGCCGTCAAACTGTAAGCTTATTTCGCTTTCGTGTTGCTTAGCCGTTTTATTCAAATCGTCTTGATTGTCGGGACGGTGTGACGAAGTAGCCAGTGTCGAAAATCCGCAGCCGCCATAGATTCCTGGCTCGGGCTAAGACGCGCCCCGGTGACGCTGCTCAGTGGAAATCCCGGGACGGCGGCAAGATGCGGACGTCGCGCGGATGGCGGATTTTTTGCGCGGGATTATCCGGATGCTCGCGTCGGTCGTCGTTGAGCGGTTCGACCAGCGCGGGCCCTGCGGGCACCGGATGCTTGCGGCTCAACGCATCATTGGCGAGGCCGATCAAATCGTGGGAGCGGTCGAACATCCGCTGCGCCACCAGATGCGTCACCTGCTCCGGGCTGCTCTGGATGTAGCCTTCGACCAGGATCAGGCGCGCGCCCATCACCTCTTTCCGGTACTGCTCCATCACCTTGGGCCATACCACGATATTGGCGATGCCGGTCTCGTCCTCCAGCGTCATGAAGACGACGCCCTTGGCGCTGCCCGGCCGCTGCCGCACCAGCACCACGCCGGCGCAGCGGATACGGCGGCGGTCGTTTTTGTGGTTGATGTCCTTGCAGGCGACGACACGCTCTTTCGTGAACATCTCGCGTAAAAATTCCATCGGGTGGCCCTTCAGCGACAGCCGAACGGTCTGATAGTCGGCGACCACCTGCTCCTGCAGCGGCATCTGGGGCAACGGCTTGGCATTCTCGTCGGGCTGCTCGCGGGCGACCGCGGCCTGAAACAGCGGCAGCGGCACGTCATCGGGCAGTCGCCGCACCGCCCACAGCGCCGCGCGACGATCGAGGCCGAGGGAGCGGAAGGCATCGGCATCGGCGAGAAGGATCAGCGCGCGTTTCGGCAGGCCGGTGTCGCGGGCGAATTCCTCCAGCGAAGTGAAGGGCCCGCGTCGGCGGGCGGCGACGATGCGGTCGGCCCAGTCGGTAGTCACCTCTCCCGCTTGCGGGGGTCGAGACGAGCGGAGCTCGCTCTGAGGTCGGATCGCATCGCAAGATGCGATCCGGGTGGGGGAAACTCTCTCCACACGGGCAGTGTGACTCGTGGAGGCACCCCCACCCCGACCCTCCCCCGCAAGCGGGAGAGGGAGCACAGTTCCTTTGCGGCTGACTGAGCCTTTGTCATTCCGGGGCGATGCGGCAGCATCGAACCCCAATGCGCAATTGCGCATTGTGGAATCTCGAGGTTCCGGGTCTGGTGCTAACGCACCATCCCGGAACGACGACTGCATTCGTTTCAGCCGCTCCTCGTCTTCATCGAGCCAGTGGAAGCCGTCGATCTGACGGAAGCCCAAGCGCACTGCGCAGTACTTGCCCTGCCCCTGCTCCAGTGTGTTCTGCGCAAAACTGTAGGACACGTCGATCTCGCGCACCTCGACGCCGTTCTTGCGGGCGTCACCGACGATCTGTGCGGGCGCGTAAAAGCCCATCGGCTGCGAATTTAGCAGGCCGCAGCAGAACGCGTCGGGGTGATAATGCTTCAGCCATGACGAGACATAGACGAGCTGCGCAAAACTTGCGGCATGGCTTTCCGGAAAACCGTAAGAGCCAAAACCCTTGATCTGGTCAAAACAGCTCTTGGCGAATTCAGGGTCGTAGCCGCGCGCGATCATGTTGTTGATCAGCTTGGCCTCGAATTTGCCGATGGTGCCGACGTTACGAAACGTCGCCATCGCGCGGCGCAATCCGTTGGCTTCCTCGGGCGTGAATTTTGCGGCTTCGATCGCAATCCGCATCGCCTGTTCCTGGAACAGCGGCACGCCGAGCGTCTTGTGCAGCACGCGGTACAGTTCGTCCGAAGGACCATGCTCGGGCGCCGGCGAGGGATAGCTCACCTTTTCCTGGCCGTTCCGCCGCCGCAAATAAGGATGCACCATGTCGCCCTGGATCGGGCCGGGCCGCACGATCGCCACTTCAATGACGAGGTCGTAGAAGGTACGCGGCTTCAGCCGCGGCAGCATGTTCATCTGCGCGCGGCTCTCGACCTGGAACACGCCGAGGGATTCACCTCGCTGCAGCATTTGATAAACTTCGTCGTCGTCCTGCGACTTGATGTCGGCCAGCTCGTAACGCCGACCCTTGTGGTCGGCGACCAGATCGAAGCTCTTGCGGATGCAGGTCAGCATGCCCAGCGCCAGCACGTCGACCTTCATCATATGAAGCGCGTCGACGTCGTCCTTGTCCCATTCGATAAAGGTGCGCTCGTCCATCGCCGCGTTGCCGATCGGCACATAGGTGTCGAGCCTATCCTGCGTCAGCACATAGCCGCCGACATGCTGCGACAGATGGCGGGGGAATTCGATCAGCTCGGAGGCCAGTGCAACCGCGAGTTCGACCATCGCATTCGCAGGGTCCAGCCCGGCCTGCCGGACTTGCATCTCATTGAGGCCCTTGCCCCAGCTTCCCCACACGGTATCGGCAAGCGCTGCGGTGACGTCCTCAGTCAGCCCCAGCGCCTTGCCGACGTCGCGGATTGCGCTGCGCGGGCGATAATGGATGACGGTGGCAATGATCGCGGCGCGGTGGCGGCCATAGCGGCGGTAGACATATTGCATCACCTCCTCGCGCCGCGAATGCTCGAAATCGACGTCGATGTCGGGCGGCTCCAGCCGCTCCTTGGAGATGAAACGCTCGAACAATAGATCGACCTTGGTCGGATCGACCGAGGTGATGCCGAGCACGTAGCAGACGGCGGAGTTGGCGGCCGATCCCCGGCCCTGGCACAGGATATT
This genomic window contains:
- a CDS encoding error-prone DNA polymerase encodes the protein MKNPVPDYAEIGITTNFSFLRGGSDPRAYVHQASELGIPVIGIADHNTLAGVVRAWSELDNPAVTHKPKLLIGARLVFIDGTPDILVYPRDRAAYGRLCQLLTRGKRGDDITRIEKGECHLKFNDLLDFAEGQLLVLALPHSFDVASAQATLERLKNSDADGVWLAASLLYRGDDKRRLARLHRLALAAKVPLLATNEVLYHHPARRPLQDVLTCIREKTTIDAIGRRLEANAERYLKPIHEMARLFRDLPEAIAETMRFAKRISFSLDQLKYQYPDEPVPPGKTAQQHLEDLTWAGVDKYFGGVIDEKLRATLRKELDLIAELKYAHYFLTVHDIVRYARSQNILCQGRGSAANSAVCYVLGITSVDPTKVDLLFERFISKERLEPPDIDVDFEHSRREEVMQYVYRRYGRHRAAIIATVIHYRPRSAIRDVGKALGLTEDVTAALADTVWGSWGKGLNEMQVRQAGLDPANAMVELAVALASELIEFPRHLSQHVGGYVLTQDRLDTYVPIGNAAMDERTFIEWDKDDVDALHMMKVDVLALGMLTCIRKSFDLVADHKGRRYELADIKSQDDDEVYQMLQRGESLGVFQVESRAQMNMLPRLKPRTFYDLVIEVAIVRPGPIQGDMVHPYLRRRNGQEKVSYPSPAPEHGPSDELYRVLHKTLGVPLFQEQAMRIAIEAAKFTPEEANGLRRAMATFRNVGTIGKFEAKLINNMIARGYDPEFAKSCFDQIKGFGSYGFPESHAASFAQLVYVSSWLKHYHPDAFCCGLLNSQPMGFYAPAQIVGDARKNGVEVREIDVSYSFAQNTLEQGQGKYCAVRLGFRQIDGFHWLDEDEERLKRMQSSFRDGALAPDPEPRDSTMRNCALGFDAAASPRNDKGSVSRKGTVLPLPLAGEGRGGGASTSHTARVERVSPTRIASCDAIRPQSELRSSRPPQAGEVTTDWADRIVAARRRGPFTSLEEFARDTGLPKRALILLADADAFRSLGLDRRAALWAVRRLPDDVPLPLFQAAVAREQPDENAKPLPQMPLQEQVVADYQTVRLSLKGHPMEFLREMFTKERVVACKDINHKNDRRRIRCAGVVLVRQRPGSAKGVVFMTLEDETGIANIVVWPKVMEQYRKEVMGARLILVEGYIQSSPEQVTHLVAQRMFDRSHDLIGLANDALSRKHPVPAGPALVEPLNDDRREHPDNPAQKIRHPRDVRILPPSRDFH